In a single window of the Lineus longissimus chromosome 4, tnLinLong1.2, whole genome shotgun sequence genome:
- the LOC135486431 gene encoding uncharacterized protein LOC135486431 isoform X1 — MIESPRLRTKLVNGRLVKVLEETSGFPERDSPYGRTAYLPRENEIDIKPYNLSNMPVLPPINSPLPREPLRMRQRPAPSNDIEELYRRLPVDGTMPALPISLSEHEKGIVMKELNNHLKRVKPHILQELRRDLMHKSGVAAVHEMSMALTRNMILIPPQLVRLVGAMFMSSAMPDSVNLDGMVDFMVNATSIEPDIHDSDVPGYPPLPDDIMRLFRFLPRHSDLPHEPTMLREQERHLLRNIIGQLLSDIPTQELREIYSELAQNDKEVLGCVPFKCLKQALDRRRIAIHPAVMRLAASQFVSKRSPGEFRYRDLMQFMEEAHRIPGSNDPLAKSEQNILPPQPPMELQNVLGQLPKYRDLPGTPLLLRESEKVALLKHVHEALQTADPKDLEEMYNELSLSDKNTLGALRFDEVVKVFSRQRLRLSQEIVRLLASHFVAHKIPGRVDFKKLMMFLSYAQKGEMPPIEMNDDGKRLPPPRLFVEPSANNTLPLSLQNLLSRMPPAGLPSEIMHLIREEKEALLHVLKSLISNIDPLKITSVYKDLSNQDNKMMGVIPFLTVRQALERKGINLPPDILQLLASQFIHPQYKQSIDFRKLLTFIGLALPNPPTIPELSMNPVPPLPPEIYMVLQRLPRSGHLPDKPLFINEFEKEQIRKYLEEVYQDPDTQTMLKDVYDAVKRIDVHSLGTVTLSDLLAAAEKRGLYVPTDIQQLLGALVVAPTLPGHVDYKRFLTFLSSCVPGGNLPPSKPDNMPSTPRPHVPAELDNLVGLLPRFDTGLPNSAMQLKEKEKALIMKHLHPMLGDVSGDRLRGIHEELLKCDRYQTGTASFPDIDRAFTRNLVYLPKPLLRLLASMFIPPRLPGEADFKKLLSFISAAVESPHHHPPDSHPTPRGMLPIPNELQTLIKLLPKNSELPRYPIYLQVPEQAKMQDYLQGILGKMDPQRLMDVYNTVAFMDKQRTGAIPLTDLRRALDQSNITIPSEIMQLIASLFLTPKIQGKIEYARFLRFLASCLQASPKMMNMMMDMPFSGPKIDAHQLEPHILHVPELRPLLRLIPAQGGLPKDPIVLLENERRVLLEYLHGQLRYINVDHLKEIYLNLSQFDKGNSGCIHFNDARHVLQQFQIELPPEAVRLMASLFVDRKMPDHVQYELLVKFLAAGLKAAPNTGVAPILGEAPGLLPELPAELQHLIELLPRESDIPDAPFTLKDSEQTKLAEYLHDRLRLFEPRLLRKIYDELRQLDRSRSGYIPFTDMVDVIDRFGLKLKYPILRLLVSMFVHEQGKLDYTKLLNFIQSAITKSPKQTPHSMSPVSQSPRSQHHRDMPPHHARHDAKLMRYLEENLKERPFDPERLRDAFIAADKHGKGTLQAYEVKDVARMNGVQLSEAVLDEIVERLDYRALGQLSWMQFVDFLEKCQSTPVHQHYIS, encoded by the exons ATGATTGAGTCCCCCAGACTCCGCACCAAGCTGGTCAATGGGAGGCTCGTCAAAGTCCTCGAAGAAAC CAGCGGCTTCCCGGAGAGAGACTCGCCTTATGGCAGGACGGCATATCTTCCCAGGGAAAAT GAGATCGACATCAAACCATACAACCTGAGCAACATGCCAGTCCTGCCACCCATCAACTCGCCACTACCACGGGAGCCCCTGCGTATGCGGCAGAGACCAGCCCCCTCGAACGACATCGAGGAACTCTACCGCCGGCTGCCAGTGGACGGGACGATGCCCGCGCTGCCCATCTCCCTATCAGAGCACGAGAAAGGCATTGTGATGAAGGAGCTGAACAACCACTTGAAGCGAGTCAAGCCGCACATTCTGCAGGAACTCCGTAGGGACTTGATGCATAAGTCCGGAGTTGCGGCTGTCCATGAGATGAGCATGGCGCTCACGAGGAACATG ATTCTGATTCCTCCTCAGTTAGTCCGACTGGTCGGCGCAATGTTTATGTCCTCAGCCATGCCAGACTCGGTTAACCTGGACGGAATGGTCGACTTCATGGTCAATGCCACAAGTATCGAGCCAGACATCCACGACAGCGATGTCCCAGGATATCCACCACTTCCAGACGATATAATGCGGTTGTTCCGCTTCCTTCCCCGCCATTCCGACTTGCCGCACGAGCCCACGATGCTCCGAGAACAGGAGAGACATCTCCTAAGGAATATCATCGGACAGTTATTAAGTGACATTCCGACCCAGGAACTGAGGGAAATATATTCCGAGTTGGCGCAGAATGACAAGGAGGTGCTTGGATGTGTTCCTTTCAAGTGCCTGAAACAAGCTCTGGACAGAAGAAGG ATTGCCATCCATCCGGCCGTGATGAGACTCGCAGCGTCCCAATTCGTCTCAAAGAGGAGCCCGGGCGAATTCAGGTACCGAGACCTCATGCAGTTCATGGAAGAAGCCCACAGAATCCCCGGTTCAAACGACCCTCTGGCCAAATCAGAGCAAAACATCCTACCTCCACAGCCGCCGATGGAGCTCCAGAACGTTCTTGGTCAGCTCCCGAAATACCGCGATCTCCCTGGGACACCTCTGCTTCTCCGGGAGTCCGAGAAGGTCGCATTGCTGAAGCATGTTCATGAGGCCCTGCAGACTGCCGATCCAAAAGACTTGGAGGAGATGTATAACGAACTTTCTTTGAGCGATAAGAATACATTGGGGGCATTGAGGTTTGATGAAGTGGTCAAGGTATTCAGCCGACAGAGG CTCCGACTCTCACAAGAAATCGTCCGTCTTCTAGCATCTCATTTCGTCGCTCACAAAATCCCCGGCAGAGTGGACTTCAAGAAGCTAATGATGTTCCTCAGCTACGCCCAGAAAGGCGAAATGCCGCCAATCGAGATGAACGACGACGGAAAACGTCTTCCACCACCGAGATTGTTCGTGGAGCCCTCGGCCAACAACACCCTCCCACTGAGTCTCCAGAACCTTCTGAGCCGTATGCCCCCGGCTGGCTTACCAAGCGAGATTATGCACCTCATAAGAGAGGAGAAAGAGGCATTATTACATGTTCTGAAGTCCTTGATCAGTAATATTGACCCATTGAAGATTACATCCGTTTACAAGGATTTGTCCAACCAGGATAATAAGATGATGGGTGTGATACCATTCTTGACAGTGCGACAGGCTCTCGAGAGGAAGGGG ATTAACCTTCCGCCAGACATCCTCCAACTCCTCGCCTCCCAGTTCATCCATCCCCAGTACAAACAAAGCATTGACTTCAGGAAGCTGCTCACGTTCATAGGGCTTGCCCTGCCCAACCCGCCGACCATTCCAGAGCTCTCAATGAACCCTGTACCTCCTCTGCCACCAGAGATCTACATGGTGCTCCAGAGACTGCCCAGAAGCGGCCACCTACCGGACAAACCGCTTTTCATCAATGAGTTCGAGAAGGAACAAATTAGGAAATATTTGGAGGAGGTCTACCAGGATCCTGACACGCAGACGATGCTGAAGGATGTGTATGATGCGGTCAAGCGGATTGATGTGCATTCATTGGGGACGGTCACCTTAAGCGATCTGTTGGCTGCGGCTGAGAAAAGAGGG CTATACGTACCAACAGACATCCAGCAGCTCCTGGGAGCACTGGTGGTCGCTCCAACACTCCCCGGTCACGTCGACTACAAGCGCTTCCTGACTTTCCTAAGCAGCTGCGTTCCCGGGGGAAATCTTCCACCAAGCAAACCTGACAACATGCCTTCAACACCTCGTCCTCACGTCCCGGCCGAGTTGGACAACTTGGTCGGTCTCTTGCCCCGGTTCGACACTGGCTTACCGAATAGCGCAATGCAGTTGAAGGAGAAAGAGAAGGCGTTGATCATGAAGCATTTGCACCCGATGTTAGGTGATGTGAGTGGGGACAGGTTGAGGGGCATTCACGAGGAGTTGCTCAAGTGTGATAGGTACCAGACCGGCACTGCAAGCTTCCCAGACATCGACAGGGCCTTCACCAGAAATCTG GTCTATTTGCCTAAACCCTTGCTGAGACTCCTTGCATCCATGTTCATCCCGCCACGACTCCCAGGTGAAGCAGATTTCAAGAAACTTCTCTCCTTCATCAGTGCCGCTGTTGAGTCTCCGCACCATCATCCGCCAGATTCTCATCCCACGCCTCGCGGTATGCTTCCCATCCCCAACGAGCTCCAGACGCTGATCAAACTGCTCCCCAAGAATAGTGAGCTACCCAGGTACCCCATCTACCTCCAAGTTCCCGAACAGGCAAAGATGCAGGACTACCTCCAAGGGATTTTAGGAAAGATGGACCCGCAGAGATTGATGGATGTCTATAATACTGTCGCATTTATGGATAAGCAGAGAACTGGTGCGATACCATTGACTGATCTTCGCCGGGCTTTGGACCAATCTAAT ATCACCATCCCATCCGAGATAATGCAGCTGATCGCCTCTCTCTTCCTGACCCCCAAGATCCAGGGCAAGATCGAATACGCCAGGTTCCTTCGCTTCCTCGCATCGTGTCTCCAGGCGTCGCCCAagatgatgaacatgatgatggaCATGCCCTTCTCCGGTCCTAAAATTGACGCCCACCAATTGGAGCCCCACATCCTACACGTCCCGGAATTGCGTCCACTGCTCCGCCTCATCCCCGCCCAGGGTGGTCTCCCGAAAGACCCCATCGTTTTGTTAGAAAATGAGCGCAGGGTCCTCCTGGAGTACCTCCATGGGCAGCTGCGGTACATCAATGTGGACCACTTGAAGGAGATCTATCTGAACTTGTCGCAGTTTGATAAAGGGAATTCTGGGTGCATACATTTTAATGACGCCAGACACGTTTTGCAGCAATTCCAG ATTGAGCTACCGCCAGAAGCAGTTCGTCTCATGGCCTCTCTATTTGTGGATCGGAAAATGCCCGACCACGTCCAGTATGAGTTGTTGGTGAAGTTTCTGGCCGCTGGGTTGAAGGCTGCTCCGAATACGGGTGTGGCGCCGATACTGG GCGAGGCCCCCGGACTGTTACCCGAGCTACCGGCTGAGCTCCAGCACCTCATCGAGCTCCTCCCGCGCGAGAGCGATATCCCAGACGCGCCTTTCACCCTCAAGGACTCTGAGCAGACGAAGCTGGCGGAATATTTACATGATCGTCTGCGTCTGTTTGAGCCGCGTCTCCTGCGAAAGATCTACGATGAATTGCGTCAGCTTGATCGGTCCAGGAGTGGGTATATACCCTTTACCGACATGGTGGACGTAATTGACAGGTTCGGG CTGAAGCTCAAGTACCCCATCCTGAGATTGCTTGTCTCAATGTTCGTCCACGAGCAGGGCAAACTGGACTACACGAAGCTCCTCAACTTCATCCAATCTGCAATCACCAAGTCTCCCAAACAGACGCCTCATAGTATGTCTCCAGTTTCGCAATCACCCAGGTCGCAACATCACAG GGACATGCCACCCCACCACGCCCGGCATGATGCAAAGCTGATGCGATACCTTGAGGAAAACCTCAAAGAAAGACCATTCGATCCCGAGAGACTGAGAGATGCATTCATAGCAGCTGACAAACACGGCAAGGGTACGCTTCAAGCCTATGAG GTGAAAGATGTCGCCAGGATGAACGGTGTCCAGCTAAGCGAGGCGGTCCTTGATGAGATTGTTGAGAGGTTGGACTATAGGGCCCTTGGTCAGCTAAG TTGGATGCAGTTCGTAGATTTCTTAGAGAAGTGTCAAAGTACGCCAGTACATCAGCACTACATATCATAA
- the LOC135486431 gene encoding uncharacterized protein LOC135486431 isoform X2 has translation MIESPRLRTKLVNGRLVKVLEETGFPERDSPYGRTAYLPRENEIDIKPYNLSNMPVLPPINSPLPREPLRMRQRPAPSNDIEELYRRLPVDGTMPALPISLSEHEKGIVMKELNNHLKRVKPHILQELRRDLMHKSGVAAVHEMSMALTRNMILIPPQLVRLVGAMFMSSAMPDSVNLDGMVDFMVNATSIEPDIHDSDVPGYPPLPDDIMRLFRFLPRHSDLPHEPTMLREQERHLLRNIIGQLLSDIPTQELREIYSELAQNDKEVLGCVPFKCLKQALDRRRIAIHPAVMRLAASQFVSKRSPGEFRYRDLMQFMEEAHRIPGSNDPLAKSEQNILPPQPPMELQNVLGQLPKYRDLPGTPLLLRESEKVALLKHVHEALQTADPKDLEEMYNELSLSDKNTLGALRFDEVVKVFSRQRLRLSQEIVRLLASHFVAHKIPGRVDFKKLMMFLSYAQKGEMPPIEMNDDGKRLPPPRLFVEPSANNTLPLSLQNLLSRMPPAGLPSEIMHLIREEKEALLHVLKSLISNIDPLKITSVYKDLSNQDNKMMGVIPFLTVRQALERKGINLPPDILQLLASQFIHPQYKQSIDFRKLLTFIGLALPNPPTIPELSMNPVPPLPPEIYMVLQRLPRSGHLPDKPLFINEFEKEQIRKYLEEVYQDPDTQTMLKDVYDAVKRIDVHSLGTVTLSDLLAAAEKRGLYVPTDIQQLLGALVVAPTLPGHVDYKRFLTFLSSCVPGGNLPPSKPDNMPSTPRPHVPAELDNLVGLLPRFDTGLPNSAMQLKEKEKALIMKHLHPMLGDVSGDRLRGIHEELLKCDRYQTGTASFPDIDRAFTRNLVYLPKPLLRLLASMFIPPRLPGEADFKKLLSFISAAVESPHHHPPDSHPTPRGMLPIPNELQTLIKLLPKNSELPRYPIYLQVPEQAKMQDYLQGILGKMDPQRLMDVYNTVAFMDKQRTGAIPLTDLRRALDQSNITIPSEIMQLIASLFLTPKIQGKIEYARFLRFLASCLQASPKMMNMMMDMPFSGPKIDAHQLEPHILHVPELRPLLRLIPAQGGLPKDPIVLLENERRVLLEYLHGQLRYINVDHLKEIYLNLSQFDKGNSGCIHFNDARHVLQQFQIELPPEAVRLMASLFVDRKMPDHVQYELLVKFLAAGLKAAPNTGVAPILGEAPGLLPELPAELQHLIELLPRESDIPDAPFTLKDSEQTKLAEYLHDRLRLFEPRLLRKIYDELRQLDRSRSGYIPFTDMVDVIDRFGLKLKYPILRLLVSMFVHEQGKLDYTKLLNFIQSAITKSPKQTPHSMSPVSQSPRSQHHRDMPPHHARHDAKLMRYLEENLKERPFDPERLRDAFIAADKHGKGTLQAYEVKDVARMNGVQLSEAVLDEIVERLDYRALGQLSWMQFVDFLEKCQSTPVHQHYIS, from the exons ATGATTGAGTCCCCCAGACTCCGCACCAAGCTGGTCAATGGGAGGCTCGTCAAAGTCCTCGAAGAAAC CGGCTTCCCGGAGAGAGACTCGCCTTATGGCAGGACGGCATATCTTCCCAGGGAAAAT GAGATCGACATCAAACCATACAACCTGAGCAACATGCCAGTCCTGCCACCCATCAACTCGCCACTACCACGGGAGCCCCTGCGTATGCGGCAGAGACCAGCCCCCTCGAACGACATCGAGGAACTCTACCGCCGGCTGCCAGTGGACGGGACGATGCCCGCGCTGCCCATCTCCCTATCAGAGCACGAGAAAGGCATTGTGATGAAGGAGCTGAACAACCACTTGAAGCGAGTCAAGCCGCACATTCTGCAGGAACTCCGTAGGGACTTGATGCATAAGTCCGGAGTTGCGGCTGTCCATGAGATGAGCATGGCGCTCACGAGGAACATG ATTCTGATTCCTCCTCAGTTAGTCCGACTGGTCGGCGCAATGTTTATGTCCTCAGCCATGCCAGACTCGGTTAACCTGGACGGAATGGTCGACTTCATGGTCAATGCCACAAGTATCGAGCCAGACATCCACGACAGCGATGTCCCAGGATATCCACCACTTCCAGACGATATAATGCGGTTGTTCCGCTTCCTTCCCCGCCATTCCGACTTGCCGCACGAGCCCACGATGCTCCGAGAACAGGAGAGACATCTCCTAAGGAATATCATCGGACAGTTATTAAGTGACATTCCGACCCAGGAACTGAGGGAAATATATTCCGAGTTGGCGCAGAATGACAAGGAGGTGCTTGGATGTGTTCCTTTCAAGTGCCTGAAACAAGCTCTGGACAGAAGAAGG ATTGCCATCCATCCGGCCGTGATGAGACTCGCAGCGTCCCAATTCGTCTCAAAGAGGAGCCCGGGCGAATTCAGGTACCGAGACCTCATGCAGTTCATGGAAGAAGCCCACAGAATCCCCGGTTCAAACGACCCTCTGGCCAAATCAGAGCAAAACATCCTACCTCCACAGCCGCCGATGGAGCTCCAGAACGTTCTTGGTCAGCTCCCGAAATACCGCGATCTCCCTGGGACACCTCTGCTTCTCCGGGAGTCCGAGAAGGTCGCATTGCTGAAGCATGTTCATGAGGCCCTGCAGACTGCCGATCCAAAAGACTTGGAGGAGATGTATAACGAACTTTCTTTGAGCGATAAGAATACATTGGGGGCATTGAGGTTTGATGAAGTGGTCAAGGTATTCAGCCGACAGAGG CTCCGACTCTCACAAGAAATCGTCCGTCTTCTAGCATCTCATTTCGTCGCTCACAAAATCCCCGGCAGAGTGGACTTCAAGAAGCTAATGATGTTCCTCAGCTACGCCCAGAAAGGCGAAATGCCGCCAATCGAGATGAACGACGACGGAAAACGTCTTCCACCACCGAGATTGTTCGTGGAGCCCTCGGCCAACAACACCCTCCCACTGAGTCTCCAGAACCTTCTGAGCCGTATGCCCCCGGCTGGCTTACCAAGCGAGATTATGCACCTCATAAGAGAGGAGAAAGAGGCATTATTACATGTTCTGAAGTCCTTGATCAGTAATATTGACCCATTGAAGATTACATCCGTTTACAAGGATTTGTCCAACCAGGATAATAAGATGATGGGTGTGATACCATTCTTGACAGTGCGACAGGCTCTCGAGAGGAAGGGG ATTAACCTTCCGCCAGACATCCTCCAACTCCTCGCCTCCCAGTTCATCCATCCCCAGTACAAACAAAGCATTGACTTCAGGAAGCTGCTCACGTTCATAGGGCTTGCCCTGCCCAACCCGCCGACCATTCCAGAGCTCTCAATGAACCCTGTACCTCCTCTGCCACCAGAGATCTACATGGTGCTCCAGAGACTGCCCAGAAGCGGCCACCTACCGGACAAACCGCTTTTCATCAATGAGTTCGAGAAGGAACAAATTAGGAAATATTTGGAGGAGGTCTACCAGGATCCTGACACGCAGACGATGCTGAAGGATGTGTATGATGCGGTCAAGCGGATTGATGTGCATTCATTGGGGACGGTCACCTTAAGCGATCTGTTGGCTGCGGCTGAGAAAAGAGGG CTATACGTACCAACAGACATCCAGCAGCTCCTGGGAGCACTGGTGGTCGCTCCAACACTCCCCGGTCACGTCGACTACAAGCGCTTCCTGACTTTCCTAAGCAGCTGCGTTCCCGGGGGAAATCTTCCACCAAGCAAACCTGACAACATGCCTTCAACACCTCGTCCTCACGTCCCGGCCGAGTTGGACAACTTGGTCGGTCTCTTGCCCCGGTTCGACACTGGCTTACCGAATAGCGCAATGCAGTTGAAGGAGAAAGAGAAGGCGTTGATCATGAAGCATTTGCACCCGATGTTAGGTGATGTGAGTGGGGACAGGTTGAGGGGCATTCACGAGGAGTTGCTCAAGTGTGATAGGTACCAGACCGGCACTGCAAGCTTCCCAGACATCGACAGGGCCTTCACCAGAAATCTG GTCTATTTGCCTAAACCCTTGCTGAGACTCCTTGCATCCATGTTCATCCCGCCACGACTCCCAGGTGAAGCAGATTTCAAGAAACTTCTCTCCTTCATCAGTGCCGCTGTTGAGTCTCCGCACCATCATCCGCCAGATTCTCATCCCACGCCTCGCGGTATGCTTCCCATCCCCAACGAGCTCCAGACGCTGATCAAACTGCTCCCCAAGAATAGTGAGCTACCCAGGTACCCCATCTACCTCCAAGTTCCCGAACAGGCAAAGATGCAGGACTACCTCCAAGGGATTTTAGGAAAGATGGACCCGCAGAGATTGATGGATGTCTATAATACTGTCGCATTTATGGATAAGCAGAGAACTGGTGCGATACCATTGACTGATCTTCGCCGGGCTTTGGACCAATCTAAT ATCACCATCCCATCCGAGATAATGCAGCTGATCGCCTCTCTCTTCCTGACCCCCAAGATCCAGGGCAAGATCGAATACGCCAGGTTCCTTCGCTTCCTCGCATCGTGTCTCCAGGCGTCGCCCAagatgatgaacatgatgatggaCATGCCCTTCTCCGGTCCTAAAATTGACGCCCACCAATTGGAGCCCCACATCCTACACGTCCCGGAATTGCGTCCACTGCTCCGCCTCATCCCCGCCCAGGGTGGTCTCCCGAAAGACCCCATCGTTTTGTTAGAAAATGAGCGCAGGGTCCTCCTGGAGTACCTCCATGGGCAGCTGCGGTACATCAATGTGGACCACTTGAAGGAGATCTATCTGAACTTGTCGCAGTTTGATAAAGGGAATTCTGGGTGCATACATTTTAATGACGCCAGACACGTTTTGCAGCAATTCCAG ATTGAGCTACCGCCAGAAGCAGTTCGTCTCATGGCCTCTCTATTTGTGGATCGGAAAATGCCCGACCACGTCCAGTATGAGTTGTTGGTGAAGTTTCTGGCCGCTGGGTTGAAGGCTGCTCCGAATACGGGTGTGGCGCCGATACTGG GCGAGGCCCCCGGACTGTTACCCGAGCTACCGGCTGAGCTCCAGCACCTCATCGAGCTCCTCCCGCGCGAGAGCGATATCCCAGACGCGCCTTTCACCCTCAAGGACTCTGAGCAGACGAAGCTGGCGGAATATTTACATGATCGTCTGCGTCTGTTTGAGCCGCGTCTCCTGCGAAAGATCTACGATGAATTGCGTCAGCTTGATCGGTCCAGGAGTGGGTATATACCCTTTACCGACATGGTGGACGTAATTGACAGGTTCGGG CTGAAGCTCAAGTACCCCATCCTGAGATTGCTTGTCTCAATGTTCGTCCACGAGCAGGGCAAACTGGACTACACGAAGCTCCTCAACTTCATCCAATCTGCAATCACCAAGTCTCCCAAACAGACGCCTCATAGTATGTCTCCAGTTTCGCAATCACCCAGGTCGCAACATCACAG GGACATGCCACCCCACCACGCCCGGCATGATGCAAAGCTGATGCGATACCTTGAGGAAAACCTCAAAGAAAGACCATTCGATCCCGAGAGACTGAGAGATGCATTCATAGCAGCTGACAAACACGGCAAGGGTACGCTTCAAGCCTATGAG GTGAAAGATGTCGCCAGGATGAACGGTGTCCAGCTAAGCGAGGCGGTCCTTGATGAGATTGTTGAGAGGTTGGACTATAGGGCCCTTGGTCAGCTAAG TTGGATGCAGTTCGTAGATTTCTTAGAGAAGTGTCAAAGTACGCCAGTACATCAGCACTACATATCATAA